In the genome of Mesorhizobium sp. NBSH29, the window GACCACTTCCTTGGAAACCCAGCCCGCGTCAATAACGGTGCTGAGGTTTTCCTTGGTGACGGCGACCGGCGTGAGGAACACCGACTTGGTGACATTGCCACCAGGCGTGGTGAAATCGGTCACGTTGGCGATCTCTTCCATCTTCTTGCCATCAGCAAGGCTGGCGGCGATTTCAGCAGCTGCCTTGCCCAGTTCGCGGGCATCCTTCCAGACTGAGACAGTCTGGGTACCAAGCGCAACGCGGTTCAGCGCGGCATGGTCGCCATCTTGTCCGGAGACCGGCACCGAGCCGGCGAGGCCCTGAGCGGTAAGCGCGGCAACGACGCCGCCCGCGGTGCCGTCATTGGCGGCAACCACAGCGTCGACCTTGTTATCGTTGGCGGTGAGGAACTGCTCCATATTCTTCTGCGCGTTGGCTGGTAGCCAGCCATCGGTGTATGCCTCACCTACATTTTTGATCTTGCCGCCGTCCATGGCGTCTTTCAGGACTTCCATCGAGCCGGCGAAAAGAAAGTCAGCGTTCGGATCGGTGCCCGAGCCCTTGATGAAGACGTAGTTGCCTTCCGGCTTGACCTTAAGCACTTCGCGCGCCTGCATCCGGCCCACTTCCTTGTTGTCGAAGGTCAGGTAGAAGACGTCCTTGTTTTCGATCAGGCGATCATAGCCGACGACGGGAATGCCTTCCGCAAGCGCCTTTTCAATAGCCGGGCCGATAGCCGATGCATCCTGCGACAGAATGATCAGCGCGTTTGCGCCCTGCGCAATCAGGCTCTCGACATCCGTCAGCTGCTTGCCGGGGCTAGATTGTGCATCGGCGGAAATATATTTGTCGCCGGTTGCTTCAAGCGCCGCCTTGATTGCGGCTTCGTCAGTCTTCCAGCGCTCTTCCTGGAAGTTAGACCAGGATACGCCGATAATCTTGTCTTTTGCCGACGCGGCGATGGGCAGCGTAAGCGACATGGCAACGCCCGCCAGAATGGCGGCTGCGAACTTGTTCATGAAATTCCTCCCTGCGCCGGTAAGGCGCTGCAACGATGTTCGGAGCACTTTTTTTCGAGCTCCGAAAAAATAAATGACTCAACCCCGCATGTGAGTCAATGATATTTCCAGGACGCAAAATGTTGACGCCATGCCACAATGCGTGGAAGAGCCGAGACAACACACATGGGAGGGATACCGGAACATGACGGTCGCAATCCGTCACGACGATCTGCGGCGCCGCAACCGGGCAATGGTGATGGCGTCCGTTCGCCGGCAACGCACCCCGTCGCGCACCGAGATCGCCGCAGCAACCGGCCTTAGCCATTCAACAATTTCTGCAATTTCGGCTGATCTCATCGACGAAGGGATACTGATAGAGACCAAGGCCAGCGACCCGCGCACGATACGGCGTGGCCGCCCGCAGGTGGCGCTGGGGCTATCTCCCGACGCCGCCTCGGTGATTGCCTTAGTGCTGTCGCTGAACGCGCTATCGGCCTCGCTAATTGATTATTCGGGCGAGGTGATCGCGCAGGAGACCCGACGGTTGCCGACGCTGACCCTGTCGCGTTCCGACCTTGTGGCCGATATGGTGGCGATGGTGCAGCGGCTGATTGCGGGACGACCATTCGGCGTGAAGCCTGCTGCGCGCATTGCCCTTGCGGTGCAAGGTACCACCGATGCGGCCGCGCGCGCCATGCTATGGTCGCCGATCACCCCGCATAGCGGTATCGCCTTCGCAGATATTCTTGAAGATGCCTTTGGCATCCCAGCAACTGTTGAGAACGACTGCAACATGATCGCGGTCGCCCTGCGCTGGCACAAGCCCGAGCGCTACCGCGACGACTTTATCGCGATCCTGCTGTCGCATGGCATCGGCATGGGTATGGTGTTGAAAGGCGAGTTGTTCACCGGCACGCAAAGTTCCGGCGGCGAATTCGGCCATCTCGTCCACCGCCCGGATGGCGCTCTGTGCCGCTGCGGCAGACGCGGCTGCGTCGAGGCCTATGCCGGCAATTATGCGATCTGGCGAAAAGCCTGCGAACAAAGCGAAGACGAACTGCCGGTCGACATCAAAGACAGCGACATGATTGCGCTGGCCGCTCGTGCCCGGGCCGGCGGCGGAGCCGAACGCGAAGCCTTTCGCCGCGCCGGGGAAGCACTTGGGTTTGGGCTTGGCAGCCTGTTTGCTCTGATCGATCCGGCGCCTGTGGCTATTGTTGGCCATGGTGCGCTGGCTTTCGATCTTGTTGAACCCGCACTCCGAGAAGCACTCGCGCGCACCGCCGGCGGCCAGCACTCAAAAGCCATCTCGTTCGACACCGAGCCCGACGAGATGCCGCTTATTCGGGAAGGTTGCGCGATGCGGGCTCTGACATTCGTCGACCAGAACATTTTCGCGCCGGGCCTTGACCAGAAGTCAGCCGAGGGTTCGCGAGAGTGACAGAGGTGCGCTGGCCAAAAGCGTTGGACACGCAAAAAGCTGGAGAGGTCTGGGGCTCAGAACCTCTCCAGAAAATTATGCCTCGCGGATAGCGTAGCCGGCGCCACGGATGGTGCGGATAACATCCGGCATACGGCCATTGTTGACCGCCTTACGCAGCCGGCCGACATGGACGTCGACTGTGCGCTCGTCGATATAAATCGTCTCACCCCAGACATTGTCGAGCAACTGGCTGCGCGAGAAAACGCGGCCAGGATGCTGCATCATGAATTCGAGCAGTCGGAACTCGGTCGGCCCAAGCCGAATCTCGCTCTTCTTGCGGTATACCCGGTGCGATTCACGGTCGAGCACGATGTCGCCGACCTTGAGCACGCTGGAAAGCACCTCCGGCTTGGCTCGACGCAGCAACGCACGCACGCGGGCGATAAACTCCGGCGTCGAGAAGGGTTTGACAAGGTAGTCGTCAGCGCCGGTTGAAAGCCCGCGCACCCTGTCGCTCTCTTCACCGCGCGCGGTGAGCATGATGATCGGCAGCCGCTCGGTCTCAGGCCGCATCCTCAAGCGCCGGCACAGCTCAATGCCCGATACGGCGGGCACCATCCAGTCGAGCACCAGCAGATCAGGAACATTCTCCTGCAACCGGATTTCCGCCTCGTCACCGCGGGTGACGACCTCGACCTGATATCCTTCGGCTTCGAGGTTGTAGCGCAGGAGCACACCGAGGGGCTCCTCGTCCTCCACGACCATGATCTTCGGCGCAATCATATGCGGGCTGTTCCTGTGAACGTTATTCAGCAACCACCGTCATCGACGTCTCGTCCAGCTTCGGACGATGCGGCGGCAACTGGGTGCCCGTCATCACATAATACGCGTTCTCGGCAATGTTGGTAACATGATCGCCGATACGCTCGAGGTTCTTGGCGCAAAAAAGGAGATGCGTGCACGCGGTGATATTGCGAGGGTCTTCCATCATATAAGTAAGCAGTTCGCGGAACACCGAGGTGTACTGGATGTCAATCTTCTCGTCCTCGGCCCGGATCGGCTTCAGGCCTTCAGCGTCACGTGCGACATAGCGGTCGACCACACTTAACACCTGCTGCAATACCATTTTTGCCATCGAATCTATCGAATGCGTCAGCGAGCGCGGTACGCCCTTGCCCACCGCACCGACCCGTTTGGCGACATTCTTGGCGAGATCACCGATCCGCTCGAGGTCCGAGGCCATGCGGATTGCTCCGAGAACCGCCCGCAGATCCTGCGCCATCGGCTGGCGCTTGGCGATCAGCGTGATGGCGCTGTCATCAAGTTCACGCTGCATGGCGTCCATGATTGCATCGTCGGAGATCACCCGCTGTGCCATACCATTGTCAGTGCTCAGTAACGACAGCGTCGCCGATTGAACCATCTTTCCCGCATGGTCGCCCATATCGCGGATCAGTCGGTCGATGTTTTCGAGTTCTTCGTCAAACGACGCCACTGTGTGTTCGCGCATCATGTTCTCCTCGTCATCGGTTGGCGGGCTGGTCGACTTAGCCGAACCGGCCGGTGATGTAGTCCTGGGTGCGCTTGTCATCGGGGCTGGTAAACATTTTTTCCGTCGCGCCCTCCTCGACCAGATAGCCGATGTGGAACATTGCCGTGCGCTGCGACACACGTGCCGCCTGCTGCATCGAGTGGGTGACGATCACGATCGTATAATTCTCGCGCAACTCATCGATCAACTCCTCGACCTTGGCTGTGGCGATCGGATCAAGCGCCGAACATGGTTCGTCCATCAGGATAACTTCAGGGCTCACTGCAATCGCGCGCGCAATGCACAGGCGCTGCTGCTGGCCTCCGGACAGGCCGGTGCCCGGCTCCTGCAGGCGGTCTTTTACCTCATTCCAGATCGCTGCCTTCTGCAGGCTGGACTCCACGATGATGTCCATCTCGGCCTTGGTCTTGGCAAGACCATGAATGCGCGGACCATAGGCCACGTTTTCATAGATCGATTTTGGAAACGGGTTCGGCTTCTGGAACACCATGCCGACACGGGCACGCAACTCCACCACGTCGATCTTGGAATCGTAGATGTCTTCATCGTCGAGAGTGATCTTGCCGGCGACCCGCGCTGAATCAATGGTGTCGTTCATCCGGTTAAGGCAGCGCAGAAAGGTGGACTTGCCGCAGCCGGATGGTCCGATTAGCGCTGTGACCTGGTTTTGCCGCACGTCAAGGTCCACACCGAACAGGGCCTGCTTGTCGCCGTAAAACACGTCGACCTTTTGGCCGCGCATCTTGATGATCTCGTTGGCTTTGGAATTCATGGACTTGCCTACTGCGGTTTCGAGAGACTGTTCGGTCAGGATATTCATGACGGGATTCCTTTTACCAGACTACCAGCGCCGCTCGAACCGCCGCCGCAAAACAATAGCGGTGATGTTCATGGCCATGAGAAACATGAGAAGAATGATGATAGCGCCAGACAGGCGTTCCACGAAGGCGCGCTCCGCCTCATTGGCCCACATGTAGATCTGCACCGGCAATGCTGTTGCAGGATCAAACGGCGTTGCGGGATAATCGGCAACGAAAGCCACCATGCCGATCAAAAGCAGCGGCGCGGTCTCACCCAGCGCACGTGCCAGCCCGATGATGGTGCCGGTCAGGATGCCGGGTGCGGCGAGCGGCAGAATGTGCTGGAACACCATTTGCATCTTCGATGCACCAAGTCCGAGCGCCGCCGAGCGGATCGATGGCGGCACTGCCGCTAACGCCGCGCGCGTGGCGATGATGATGGTAGGCAGCGTCATCAGGGTCAGCACCAGGCCACCGACAAAGGAGGCCGAGCGCGGCATGCCAAAGAAGTTGATGAACACCGCAAGCCCGAGCAGGCCGTACACAATCGACGGCACCGCAGCCAGATTATTGATGTTCACCTCGATCAGGTCAGTCAGCCGGTTCTTCTTGGCGAACTCTTCCAGATAGATAGATGCTGCAACACCAATCGGTAACGCCAGAATAAGGACGATGATCATCATATAGAAGGAGCCGATGATGGCGACGCCCATGCCTGAGGTTTCCGGCCGGCTCGATGCCCCGAAAGTGAACAGGCCCTTGTTGAAATGCTCCGCCATCGTACCTTCTGCACGAAGCTTGTTCATCCATTCGACCTGCTGGTCCGAAACCTTGCGGCGGCTCTCGTCGACATCAAGATCGATCTGGCCCTTGAAGGCAGAGTCCAGATTGGCGGCGACAAGAATCTCCACATTACGTGTCTGTCCCAGCACCGAAGGATCGCTCTCCAGGATCTGGCGCAGTTGCACCCGTGATCCGTCGGACAGGAAACCCTTGAGCTCGCGCACCAGTGGCTTATTGGCTGGGTCGATACCAAGCTTTTCGATCAGCGCGTTTTCGGCAAGCTTTGGATAGTTTGCCCGCACCAGCACATTCGGGTCGGTCTCGCGCTTGTTGCCCGGATCGATGACCTTTTCATCAAAGGTGACGGGCAGCGTCACCGTCGTTTGCCAGAACGCCGTGTAGCCCTTGGAGACAATGGTCACCAACATGATGGCCAGAAAAGCCAGGCCGACCGAGATCGCCAGCATCCCATAGATGCGGAATCGACGTTCGGAAGCGTAGCGGCCTTTCAGGCCAATATCACGGCGCTTTGGCGTCGCTACCGGCGTGATCGAATTCATCGAAATGTCGGTCATTCGTACTGCTCCCGATATTTGCGCACGATGTAGAGCGCGCCGATATTCATCACCAGCGTTAGAAAGAACAGAGTGATGCCGAGCGCAAATGCCACCAGGGTCTGGGGCGAATTGAACTCGAGATCGCCTGTCAGCTGATTGACGATCTTCACGGTAATGGTGGTCATTGCCTCGAACGGATTGATGGTGAGCCGCGCTGCCACACCGGCAGCCAGCACCACGATCATGGTCTCGCCGATAGCGCGTGAAGCCGTCAGCAGAATGGCGCCTACAATGCCGGGAAGTGCCGCTGGCAGAATCACCCGCTTGATGGTTTCCGAGCGCGTTGCACCCAACCCGAGCGATCCGTCCCGCATCGCCCTTGGCACTGCCGTAATGATGTCGTCGGAGAGCGACGACACGACCGGGATCAGCATGATGCCCATCACCAGACCGGCGGTCAGGATGCTTTGTCCCTGGATGAATGGATTGCCGCCAGCAAGCACTGCGCTGAGATCGCGCAGGAAGGGTCCAAGCGTCACCACTGCGAAAATCCCGTACACAATGGTGGGGATACCAGCCAGCAACTCCAGCGCCGGCTTGACCACGGCGCGCACCTTGGGCGCCGCATATTCAGCCATGTACACTGCCGACATCAACCCGACCGGTACAGCAACAAGCAGTGCAACCAGCGCAATGTACATCGTCCCGGCAAGCAGCGGGATGAGACCAAACTGACCCTCGCTACCGCCTGAGCCAGCCGCCGAAAAGCGTGGATCCCAGACCGTGCCGAAGAAGAAGTTCATCGGCGAAACGCTGCCAAAGAAGCTGATCGTCTGGAACAGCATGGACATCACGATGCCGACTGTCGTCAAAATGGCGATTGTCGAAGCCGCAAGCAGCGCCCAGAGCATGACGTTTTCAACATTGTTGCGTGCCCGGGAGCGAGGCGCGATGCGACTTAGCGCGTAGAGCGCGCCAGCAATCGCAAGTATGAAAGTAAGAATCGCACCCGTAATCCCGATCCATTTTTCACGCGAATTGGCTTCGACGGCAATCGGGATCATGTAGTCCTGTGTGTCGGACGCCAGGGCCACGCCCTTGGCTGCCAGCAGGGGCTGCAGCTCGGCAAATGTCGTTGGCATCGACTGCGCTGTCTCAGGATCGAGACGCTCGATACCGCGCGCCAGACTGCGCACCAGGCTGGCCGCGAGCGCCTCGCTCGAGACCCTGCTTTCGGCGGTCCGCTCGGGCAGCGCCGAATGAATGTGGCGGTCCATATAAACAGAATCGCCGATGGTCCACACGGCGAAGAAAAACAATGCAGGCAGCACGGCGAGGAGAAACGCCCACCAGCCGTGATAGTGCGCCCGCGAATGCGGCTTCACCTTGTTCTTATCGTATGTGCCCGCGCGCTGCCGGCCAACGAAGAACGCGACCAGACCGATGGCAAAGACTATGGCTAGTACGAGCGTAGACGACATGAACCCACCCCTCAGAATTTTGGCAACCGCCGGTAGGACGGCGCAATGGATGGGCGCGGGACTTACCCGCACCCATCCAGGCTGAGATGATTACATGGTCTTCCCGTCAGCGAACGCTGCACGCTGAGCATCGCGCTCGGCATCGGGAGCTGCCACCAGGCCATACTCGGCGAGCGGGCTTTCCGGGCCGACCATCTGGTCGTCGAGGAAGAACTCAACATATTCCTTCAGGCCAGGAACAACGCCCAGATGCGCCTTCTTGACGTAGAAGTAGAGCGGGCGCGATACTGGATACTCACCGCTGGCGATTGTCTCGGTCGAAGGTGCAATCCCACCAACCGTCGCAACCTTCAGCTTGTCGGCGTTGTTTTCGTAGAATGCCAGACCGAACACGCCAACGCCGGTCTTGTTGCTGTCAATGCGCGACAGCGTCTCGGTGTAATCGCCATCGATGTCGACAGCCTTGCCGTCCTTGCGAACGGCAATGCAGGCCTTTTCGATTTCTTTCTTGTCTTCGATGCCAGAAGCCTTGATGGCGTCCTTGTCGCAGCCTTCTTCCATCAGCTTCACTTCGAACACTTCGCGGGTGCCGTGCTTTTCACCCGGAATGTAGGCAGCGATGTCCCAAGCTGGCAACTTGTCGTTCACTTCGCTCCACTTGGAGTATGGATTGTCGACCATCTGGCCGTCCTTTACTACCTTGGCTGCGAGCGCTAGGTAGATGTCCTTTGGCTCAAGCGCCCAGTCGTCACCCTTGATATCGGTGGCGAACACGATGCCGTCGTAGCCAATCTTGATTTCTTCGATTTCCTTGACGCCGGCCTCAACGCACGACTTCACTTCGTCTTCCTTGATCTTGCGCGAGGAGTTGGCAATGTCGATGGTATCTTCGCCAACACCCTTGCAGAATTCCTTGATGCCGGCACCCGAACCACCGGACTCGACTACTGGGGTCTTAAAGTTCTTGAAGGTCTCGCCGAACTGCTCGGCAACGATCTTGGCATAGGGAAGAACGGTCGACGAACCGGCAACCTGGATCTGGTCGCGTGCGGCTGCGAAGCCGACCGACGCGGTGAGGGCGAGCGCCGCAACCGACGTCGTGAGAAGAATTTTCTGCATGGCCTACTCCTGTCCGGAAAGTATCTAGCGACGCCTTTTTGTGCGTCCGCAGTGGCCATAACGGTCGTATGTAACAGTTCGATGACGCATTTGTGTCGGCTCGATTAAGGATTGCGTGGCCGTGTCAGGCTGCGTGGGTTCCGCTCCGCGAGCTGTGCGCATTCATCCCGTGGAATCATGACGTTGGCAGACTGATGGGAAAACGACGACGCCAACGTGGCGAAGGACGATTATTCACGATTCCTGCGTCGATCACGCGCTGCGGGCGGCGTCGCTCTGTGCATTGGCCCAGCGCTCAACCTTTTCCAGCAGTGCCCGTGGACTGATGGGCTTGGGAAGGTAGTCATCCATGCCCGCCTCGATGCAGCGCTCGCGATCGCCCTTCAGCGCATGCGCGGTTACCCCGATGATAGGCACCCGGCCATCGCCGTTTTCGAGGGATCTGATCTGGCCTGTCGCTTCCAGACCGTTCATTTCCGGCATGGAAACATCCATCAGGATCATCCGCGGCTTTTTAGCCTTAAAGGCCTCGACCGCCAGCCGTCCATTGGCGACGATCTCGAAACTGAGTTCGGTTTCACAAAGGATTTGTGTGAACACCATCTGGTTCACCTCGTTATCCTCGGCGACAAGGATATCGAGACTGCCATCCGAGATTGGCCGGGGCACGGCTTCGATTTCTGCCGGTCGGGGAAGTGAAACTGGCGTCAGCGACGGTGGCGTCACCACCTCTCTCGGTTCCGCGCTTTCTGCAAATGGCTCATCGCCTCGGTGGCGCTGCAGGGTCGACACCAGCGTTTCAAGCAGGATGGAGGACCGCGCCGGCTTGGTAAGCTGGGCATCGATCCCGAGATCTCGGTAATTGAGGTTGGAGAGCGACTGATCGACCGAAGTCAGCAATACAATCGGCGTATCCGCGATACCAGGTGTCTCCCGTATGAGACGGGCAACTTCGGTGCCACTCATCCCCGGCATCTGATAATCAAGGACTACGCACTCGACCGGTAGCCCGAATTGCGCTGCTGCCTTTAGTACGCTGATCCCCTCCGACCCACTTTCCACTGCACAGGAATCAAATGTCCACGACAGCATTTGTTCGGTAAGGATCGCCCGGTTGACCGCATTGTCATCTATAATGAGGATACGCGAACCGGTCACGTCATGCGGCGTGACCTTGCGGCTTGTCTGCACCTCGGCATGAGGCAGATTGACTGTGAACCAGAAAGTCGACCCTGCGCCCTCGGCGCTGTCGACGCCGATCTTGCCATCCATCAGCGCAACCAGCCTCGACGTAATGGCAAGGCCAAGGCCTGTGCCTTCATGACGCCGGGTCGACGATGCATCCACCTGACTGAACTTTTCGAACACGTGACCGAGCTTGTCGGTCGGAATGCCGATGCCAGTATCCTTGACGCTGACCGTCAGCTTGGTTTCGCCGTCGCCAATATCTCCGTCCACATTCACCAGCACATGGCCGGAGTCAGTGAACTTCACGGCGTTGCCGACGAGGTTGGTAACGATCTGCCGTATGCGCCCGACATCGCCGACATGCAGTTGCGGCAGATGCGGCTGCACCCGGACAACAAGCTCGAGATCCTTTTCCTTGGCCCGCGTCGACAAAAGTGTCGCGACATCCTCGATCGCCTCGCCCAGATTAAACGGCGCCGGGTCTAGCACCATCTGGCCTGCATCGATTTTGGAGAAGTCGAGAATATCATTGATGATCGTCAAC includes:
- a CDS encoding substrate-binding domain-containing protein encodes the protein MQKILLTTSVAALALTASVGFAAARDQIQVAGSSTVLPYAKIVAEQFGETFKNFKTPVVESGGSGAGIKEFCKGVGEDTIDIANSSRKIKEDEVKSCVEAGVKEIEEIKIGYDGIVFATDIKGDDWALEPKDIYLALAAKVVKDGQMVDNPYSKWSEVNDKLPAWDIAAYIPGEKHGTREVFEVKLMEEGCDKDAIKASGIEDKKEIEKACIAVRKDGKAVDIDGDYTETLSRIDSNKTGVGVFGLAFYENNADKLKVATVGGIAPSTETIASGEYPVSRPLYFYVKKAHLGVVPGLKEYVEFFLDDQMVGPESPLAEYGLVAAPDAERDAQRAAFADGKTM
- the phoB gene encoding phosphate regulon transcriptional regulator PhoB, with protein sequence MIAPKIMVVEDEEPLGVLLRYNLEAEGYQVEVVTRGDEAEIRLQENVPDLLVLDWMVPAVSGIELCRRLRMRPETERLPIIMLTARGEESDRVRGLSTGADDYLVKPFSTPEFIARVRALLRRAKPEVLSSVLKVGDIVLDRESHRVYRKKSEIRLGPTEFRLLEFMMQHPGRVFSRSQLLDNVWGETIYIDERTVDVHVGRLRKAVNNGRMPDVIRTIRGAGYAIREA
- the pstB gene encoding phosphate ABC transporter ATP-binding protein PstB, coding for MNILTEQSLETAVGKSMNSKANEIIKMRGQKVDVFYGDKQALFGVDLDVRQNQVTALIGPSGCGKSTFLRCLNRMNDTIDSARVAGKITLDDEDIYDSKIDVVELRARVGMVFQKPNPFPKSIYENVAYGPRIHGLAKTKAEMDIIVESSLQKAAIWNEVKDRLQEPGTGLSGGQQQRLCIARAIAVSPEVILMDEPCSALDPIATAKVEELIDELRENYTIVIVTHSMQQAARVSQRTAMFHIGYLVEEGATEKMFTSPDDKRTQDYITGRFG
- the pstC gene encoding phosphate ABC transporter permease subunit PstC, whose protein sequence is MSSTLVLAIVFAIGLVAFFVGRQRAGTYDKNKVKPHSRAHYHGWWAFLLAVLPALFFFAVWTIGDSVYMDRHIHSALPERTAESRVSSEALAASLVRSLARGIERLDPETAQSMPTTFAELQPLLAAKGVALASDTQDYMIPIAVEANSREKWIGITGAILTFILAIAGALYALSRIAPRSRARNNVENVMLWALLAASTIAILTTVGIVMSMLFQTISFFGSVSPMNFFFGTVWDPRFSAAGSGGSEGQFGLIPLLAGTMYIALVALLVAVPVGLMSAVYMAEYAAPKVRAVVKPALELLAGIPTIVYGIFAVVTLGPFLRDLSAVLAGGNPFIQGQSILTAGLVMGIMLIPVVSSLSDDIITAVPRAMRDGSLGLGATRSETIKRVILPAALPGIVGAILLTASRAIGETMIVVLAAGVAARLTINPFEAMTTITVKIVNQLTGDLEFNSPQTLVAFALGITLFFLTLVMNIGALYIVRKYREQYE
- the pstA gene encoding phosphate ABC transporter permease PstA, with product MTDISMNSITPVATPKRRDIGLKGRYASERRFRIYGMLAISVGLAFLAIMLVTIVSKGYTAFWQTTVTLPVTFDEKVIDPGNKRETDPNVLVRANYPKLAENALIEKLGIDPANKPLVRELKGFLSDGSRVQLRQILESDPSVLGQTRNVEILVAANLDSAFKGQIDLDVDESRRKVSDQQVEWMNKLRAEGTMAEHFNKGLFTFGASSRPETSGMGVAIIGSFYMMIIVLILALPIGVAASIYLEEFAKKNRLTDLIEVNINNLAAVPSIVYGLLGLAVFINFFGMPRSASFVGGLVLTLMTLPTIIIATRAALAAVPPSIRSAALGLGASKMQMVFQHILPLAAPGILTGTIIGLARALGETAPLLLIGMVAFVADYPATPFDPATALPVQIYMWANEAERAFVERLSGAIIILLMFLMAMNITAIVLRRRFERRW
- a CDS encoding ROK family protein — its product is MTVAIRHDDLRRRNRAMVMASVRRQRTPSRTEIAAATGLSHSTISAISADLIDEGILIETKASDPRTIRRGRPQVALGLSPDAASVIALVLSLNALSASLIDYSGEVIAQETRRLPTLTLSRSDLVADMVAMVQRLIAGRPFGVKPAARIALAVQGTTDAAARAMLWSPITPHSGIAFADILEDAFGIPATVENDCNMIAVALRWHKPERYRDDFIAILLSHGIGMGMVLKGELFTGTQSSGGEFGHLVHRPDGALCRCGRRGCVEAYAGNYAIWRKACEQSEDELPVDIKDSDMIALAARARAGGGAEREAFRRAGEALGFGLGSLFALIDPAPVAIVGHGALAFDLVEPALREALARTAGGQHSKAISFDTEPDEMPLIREGCAMRALTFVDQNIFAPGLDQKSAEGSRE
- the phoU gene encoding phosphate signaling complex protein PhoU, yielding MREHTVASFDEELENIDRLIRDMGDHAGKMVQSATLSLLSTDNGMAQRVISDDAIMDAMQRELDDSAITLIAKRQPMAQDLRAVLGAIRMASDLERIGDLAKNVAKRVGAVGKGVPRSLTHSIDSMAKMVLQQVLSVVDRYVARDAEGLKPIRAEDEKIDIQYTSVFRELLTYMMEDPRNITACTHLLFCAKNLERIGDHVTNIAENAYYVMTGTQLPPHRPKLDETSMTVVAE
- the xylF gene encoding D-xylose ABC transporter substrate-binding protein; amino-acid sequence: MNKFAAAILAGVAMSLTLPIAASAKDKIIGVSWSNFQEERWKTDEAAIKAALEATGDKYISADAQSSPGKQLTDVESLIAQGANALIILSQDASAIGPAIEKALAEGIPVVGYDRLIENKDVFYLTFDNKEVGRMQAREVLKVKPEGNYVFIKGSGTDPNADFLFAGSMEVLKDAMDGGKIKNVGEAYTDGWLPANAQKNMEQFLTANDNKVDAVVAANDGTAGGVVAALTAQGLAGSVPVSGQDGDHAALNRVALGTQTVSVWKDARELGKAAAEIAASLADGKKMEEIANVTDFTTPGGNVTKSVFLTPVAVTKENLSTVIDAGWVSKEVVCQGVAAGSTAACD